The Ignavibacteriota bacterium genome contains the following window.
TAATTCCCAAACAAATGAGGTTAATCATTCGCACCCTTTGACTGCATACACCCTTCGACTTCCTGCCCGTCCGGCAGGCGGGCGCTCAGGGTGACGACGATTTTAGTTCTCATATTCGTGAGCGCGTTCATCATTGGAAATTATGGAAGTTACTGAACACCATGTTAATCACGGTCATCGAAAACAACGCAATAACAAATCCTGTAATTGAAAGGACCATGATTTTTCTTCCTTGCCATCCCGCAACTTTCTTTGCGTACAATCCGGTTGCGTACAAAAGCCATGTGGCAACTGTTCCGAATAATTTGGGGTCGGTGATGAAAGAGGCATCAAACATAATCATTAAAAGAATCAATCCAAGAACGATGGCAACAGAAAGGAGCGTGAATCCAAACCACGTTGCGGTGTGACTCATTCGTTCGAATACTTCAAGATTAGGAAGGCGATTGTAAAAGACACCAAAGTGACTTGATTTGATTTTGTGGTACAACATCAAATATAAAAATCCATAAACAGCAGAGATTGCAAGTGCGGCATACCCAAGCAACGCGCTTGTAACATGAAATCCGAGCAAGTTGCTTCGAAGTATTTCGGGAACGGCAGGAGTTTCTTTAATGAAGATGGAGGAAGTCAGTTGGAAGAAAAACGGAAGCATGAGAATAAAGTAGCCAGTAGTGCTGTTCTTTATTTTCATCTCGATATAAAAATAAACAACCGTAATAGTGAAAGCGATGAGAGAAAATATCTCAAAAATCGAAGTGATAGGGAAATGCCCGAGAATGATAGTTCGAACGATGATGTAAGAAACATGGACTCCGAGAGTCAGTATAAGAACAGGGGTTTTGGCTTTTTCTGCAAACTTGACGCCACTGTAAAATCCTTTACCGTAAAGCCAAATAGTTAAAGCGAAGAAAAAAGGAAGAACGATTTCGAAACTGAGAATAGATACTGACATTTATCAAGGTTGATATTCAAATTCTGATGAAGATAGCCAAATCACTAACGTTTACCAAAGTTATCATCAAATCTGCCACTGATAATTGCACTAAACATGCCAAAAGAAGAACTTTAGAGAAAATGAAAAAATGTTTGAAATTCAGTTGCAACTACAACGGTTCTTTTTTATATTAGCAACGCATAACCCCATTTGCCTTTATAATTATTGTTATTAATCATGCAACAAACGTTAGCCTTCATCGAAACAAACAAAGAGCGGTATCTCAAAGAGTTACAGGAATTTCTTGCTATTCCAAGCATCAGTACAAATTCTGAAAACATACCAGACATTAAACGATGTGCCGTATGGGTCGCTTCTCAAATGAAATCCATAGGGATGGAAAATGTCAAAGTCATGCCAACTGCCGGTCATCCGGTTGTGTATGCTGACTGGCTTCACGCTCCCGGTAAACCGACCATGCTTATCTATGGTCATTACGATGTGCAACCTGTTGACCCTATTGATTTATGGACGACGCCACCATTCAAGGCAACGGTACGTAATGGAAATTTATTTGCTCGAGGTTCAGCAGATGATAAAGGTCAGGTGCATATTCATCTGAAAGGGATAGAAGCATGGATGAAGACAGTCGGAAAATTGCCAATCAACATAAAAATGATAATTGAGGGTGAAGAAGAAATCGGAAGTGAACACCTTGAAGGATTTCTGAAAGAAAATAAAAAACTTCTCAAATCCGATTTAGTCATGATTTCCGATACATCAATGTTTGCGCGCGGAATTCCATCGGTATGTTATGGATTGCG
Protein-coding sequences here:
- the ccsA gene encoding cytochrome c biogenesis protein CcsA; this encodes MSVSILSFEIVLPFFFALTIWLYGKGFYSGVKFAEKAKTPVLILTLGVHVSYIIVRTIILGHFPITSIFEIFSLIAFTITVVYFYIEMKIKNSTTGYFILMLPFFFQLTSSIFIKETPAVPEILRSNLLGFHVTSALLGYAALAISAVYGFLYLMLYHKIKSSHFGVFYNRLPNLEVFERMSHTATWFGFTLLSVAIVLGLILLMIMFDASFITDPKLFGTVATWLLYATGLYAKKVAGWQGRKIMVLSITGFVIALFSMTVINMVFSNFHNFQ